One Triticum dicoccoides isolate Atlit2015 ecotype Zavitan chromosome 3B, WEW_v2.0, whole genome shotgun sequence genomic window, GACTGTTTTCCATCCATGTGTCTTGCTAATTGATTTCCCTTTTTCACGGCCAAGCAGTGGCGCACAAAAATTTCATTTTACTAATGGGCTTGACTTGATTCATCTGCTCTCTCTTTACGAGAGGAAGCTGAATCGGGATAAATCATTAGAAGTAAAAGGAGGTAACATTTCATGCACCTTTATGTGATTTCCACACACGCATCATGCTAGCTGATTTTTAATTGTTCTTATTTTCATGCACATACATCATGCTAATCTCTTTCTGGCTTTTTTTTGTGTGCATGGATCAATTTTCCATGTTACTGCACCGCCGGCGACACAACCTGCGACCGTGGCTACATTGTACGGGCTATCCCTACTCAGCCTCAACAAGCACCAACAACCAATATGTGACTGCTCTgacgggcggcggcggcaccgATAGTGTACGGCTTCATATATCGATGACTGCTTGCTTTAGCGTTGCATGGATCGGAGACCTACGACTTCATCTCTGCCACGACGAACGACTGTACCTGGCCTTACGTGTGAATGGTCTCGCACAGTGGTGGCCACGATGATATACATACAACTGCACACAACCGACTAGTGACTACTCCCGGCAACAACGACGAACGGCTGCTCACAACCGATGACTGCTCCTGTGTCGAGACAACGATGACTGCTCCTGTGCTCTGATGGGTATATTAAGTTGATCATTAAGTCATAGATTTGTGTATGCACATGCATTAGCACGCATCATCATCAGACAAACAACCCATGTCCTCAAAGAAGTCTTCTAGCTAGTATATGCAGTTGCTTCAAGGTGTAGTATGTCATAGATACTTCATTTAATTTTATACTACAGTTACGTAATTTTTCAAGAGGCAATCTCACAATATACTATAGTACTTGTACCTGTACATGTGGAGAGAACATTTTGAATATGCCTTTCAATATCTTGGTATCTTCGTGTATTTTGTTCATTCAGACATACTCTTTATTTAGAGTCTATACTCTTGTCGGAGAcactctttttttttttgaaatacaccAACCATATACTCCATTCTTTATAAAATACCATGTACTTCAAAGAACTTCTTTATACACCATActactttttttatatatatatatttcatacTACTTTTTCATACACTACATTCTTAAGAATACCCTCACTTGTTGAATAAAACTAGGTTTATGAGAAACGAGAAGTATATCAAAAAGCACATGGTCCCCGTGTCCCCATTCTTAACTGAAAATACACATATACTACATACTTTTTCTCCGGTACAGATACTACATCCTTTTTTTATGGGACAAATACTACATACTCTTTTTCTACGGGACAAATACTACATCCTCTTTTTTATAGGACAGATACTACATACTCATTCCTATATAAAGAGTATATTGTATGGGGCATGTATAACAAACTCATTACTTTTGAGAATGGAGTATGTATAACAAAATCGTCTCTTTCAAGAATGGAGTATGAAGGACACTGATTTTCCAGAGAGTAAAAAGTATATAATCTGATCGTTCACAACAAAAAGTACATAAGCTGGTCGTTGTTGGAACTTGAAAGTACGGGGTAGATATACTATGCTACTAGTCACTTATCCATTCAGCGTGATCCATGTGCATGTGGCCAAGAAATTAGCAGATTTGTTGTAGGTTGTTGCGATAGTACGTTCAATTTTCTAATTGGTTAATTAAACAATCTAGTGAGTTGACTGTTAACGGATCCATTTCAACCCGGTAAGACCTTTTCGTACATGCACAACGGGACAGGTGGCAGCAAACTAAGTAGGAGGTAACTACCAGTAGTTAAAATTTGTCAAAGTCCCCGGCGACAATGAGGTCCATCTAGGCGTCGACATGGATGACGAAATTCTGGTTGAGTTTTTCTCCTGCTTCACAACGTGAAACCTGTAAATAGGATCCTTCCATGTGCACAAGTACTCCCCTCCGTCCCAAAAAAATATAAGATCGTTTTTGACACTAACCCAaaaaatataagatcatttttgacactgacatCATAGTGTCAAAAACAATCTTATATttttttttgggacggagggaatagtaCTTTGCAAGCTTCTATCTCTGCCATCTGCCATACGCCCATACCAATTGCAGCTTAGCAGTTTGCATTTCCTCTGTTTACGGTGCTAATGTACGACTGCCACATACAGTTACTTAGTAGGTGGATATCAGGATTTTGACGTTGAATATTTGGTGCATATACGAGTCAAGTCGATCGATCAACTCCTCAAGTCTTATTGTAAAATAGCCAAATTTGTATCACGTTCAGAACTTGAGGTCCCCTTGGTTAAGAATCATATCATATATAACTAAGTCTatatcacatactccctccgtcggaattacttgtctcaaaaatagataaaaatggatgtatctacaactaaaatacatctagatacattcatttcttgaacgagtaattccgaacggagggagtaccttaaaGTCTTCATAGATAGACATGTCTGTATCACATTCATACCATAACTTGATCCATTCTCAAGTCCTCCCATAGCCTCCCAAAACCGCTCCCATGAAACCACATGAAAGCACTTTATTGGGCCAGTCATGAGACTAAATCCCTTCAGGCAAGACGATGTTCTATCTTGCAGTAGGCAAGCGCTATTTCGCAGAATAGGAGCACCAAGATGTCAGacaaaattagctcaaaaataaaAGATAACCGGCAAGAATTCACATACTCAAATATCAAGGTCTCCCACACAAAATAAAAAACTTCCCAACACCATTGCCAAAAAATGAATCTATTAATCAACATAAGCAAAGATAGAAGAAATAAAATGGTGCATGAAAAGATTGATCCAATTCCTTCTCAAAATAAAAGTCAATTCAAGCATATTACTAGAAACCAGCAAGACGTACATCTTCAACCAAGTATCCACTCCCAAACAAAATCTCTCACTACACAAACCTTGAACTTCTCTCAATCTCTGAACACTACAGATTTCTTTCACCTTTTTAGGGGATAGATAACACAAGGCTAGACCCAACATTTGGGAGGACAAAGGCCCTAATGCAGGGAGCCCTTCATTTATGCCTGCGCCTTTGCTTGTACAGCCTGCATCTTCTGTTGCAGCTTGATTATCTGCTTAGCAAAAACACATTAATAAAAGAAATTGGGCAATTCTTCTGAGCATTGCAGAGTTAACTGAATAGTCATACAGTATTGCGGGTAGTTAATTTCATGGCAAAGTAGTGAATTGTCGTGACGAGGatgaccatcatggaggtagaatttaAGGGCCTCTTTTATTCAAAGCAATCTATTATATTTTGTTTCCTAATTTCAAAGCTTATTTGATTTATAGGATTAGAACCCATAAAATCTTGGGACTACTTTGTATGCAATTCCAAAGGAATATTTCTGTTGGATCCAACCTCAGAGATTTTCCTTCGTTTCCGTGAGAAATATGGCGCACACTTAATCTTTCAAAAAGGACTCCTATTTCGTATTCATGTGTTTCCAGTAACCAACGGGCATATATGCTTCAACATGTTATGCCATCTAATTCCTAGATTTTTCATATTCCTGCGTTCTTGGATTAATGTGAATCAAAAAGGGCCAAAGTGGTTTGTTTGGATACTGATAGTTAGATGTGGGATTTTGGAAAACGAGTTTTCGGAGGATTTTTAGGAAAACCAGTTTTGGTTAGTTCTGGTTAGGCTTAGTGTTAAGGCAAGTATATGCAATTTGGATGGGTAAAATAGGAAAACACGATTTGCATTTTCCAAATCTATCGCCTCCACACAACTTTTCTCCATTACCGCTCACATGAATAGGAAGTGGCTGTTCCATCCTACACAGCACCTCTTGGTCAGAACAACTCCGACATGTTTGTGTGGTCCTCCTCACACTGCATCAACACCACCTCTTCGTCAAGCGCTCTAAGTGCTCTTCCGGCGAGATCACTGTCGCATATCTCAGGGCACGTGATTTCATCCAAGGGTGTGGCTATAGATCAACAAAAGGTTCAGGCTGTAGCTCATTGGCCAGCACCCAAGTCTGTACGGGCAGTGTCTGGCTTCTTAGGATTAGCTGGCTACTATCGTAAATTCAACCGTTACTTTGGCACCATGCCACCATCGCTGCACCCCTCACCAAGCTCCTCCGGAAGGAAGCATTTGTATGGACAACTGAGGCTGCCACAGCCTTTGCTCCCTTGAAGACCACTCTCACCACAGCGCGCGTGCTGCACCTCCCTGATTTCGCCCTCGACTTTGTGGTGGAATGTGATATGTCGGGCAGCGGTCTCGGGGCAATTTTGCATCAAGGTTCAGGGCCTCTGGCAACATGCCAAACTAGCAGCCTATGAGAGGGAGCTCATCGGCCTTGTACATGTTGTGCGGCACTAGCGACCGTACCTATGGGGGCGCATGTTTATGGTACATATAGACCATTACCGTTTGAAAATTTTGTTTGATCAGCGTTTGTCTACGATACCACAGCATCACTGGGCCAGCAAGCTACTTGGGTTTGGTTTCTGAGTTGAATTCAAGCCCGGGAACCAGAACCTTGTTGCTTTATGTACAAATTTGATTATTTATCCCCTGGAATAGCGCACTGGATTAGCCTGCTACCAAATCATTCTATATACCAAGAGTCAAACCGGAACTGCCACCAGAATGGTACTGACAAGCTGCAGATAACAGTCAGGAAAGCTTGACAATTGAAGGCGTGCAAAATTGATGTAACCTTATGTTGCAGAGATTTGGTCATGTGATGGCTACTGCCAAATAATCCTAGCTAGCCAGATTAAGTTTAAAAACAGATAATGAGATAAGGAAACAAGGTAGCATGAGCTCACAGTACATATATACAAGTACTACCACGTTTTTATCACACCATTTTGTTCTCTCTCATGCACTGAATCCTCTCATAAGTCTTAATTAGTACTGATGCTGGAATTATTTTAATCCTGTCTTAATTTCTTCTCCACTCAGGACCATAGGTTCTCTGTAGTTTCCCCCTTTATCACATCACCTCATTATCATTTTTCTCGGACAACGTCAGTCATTTTTCAACTTCCATCAGTGTCACTGTATCCAGCTCAACTTACTTTTTTAAAAACTATAATGCACTATACAGACAAAGTTCAGAAAGTGCCACGCATGTTAGCATTGTGCAGCTCTACAAATTCAAGGACACCATAACTATGTTGTTCAAAAAAACAGAGATGACAGAACATATGGTTTACCAAGACAATTAAAGTCGCTCCCGCACTCCAAACAAGTCCAAACAGTATTCACATACCAAAAATTAATCTAGGTAAGTTCCACATATCATCTTCTAATGGTTTTCCTTATGTGGTCAAGCAGCCCAAACAAAATTGATAAGGAAACAGTAACATACCAATTCCTTCTTGCTATTCTGTTTCTCCTCCAAGTCCTTAAGCGCCCGATCCATTCTCTTTCTGCAAAGAAAGTAATTCCACACCTTCATCACAGCATCAACACAATTCAAAACCGGTACAGATCAGCTCATAGCCACTCACAGCTCAGCCGTGATGTACTCGATGCGCTTCTTGATGTTGGCCTTCGCCTCCGCGTTGTCCTGCTTGACCAAAACTGGCCCGATCAGCTTGTACACGTTCGCCCCTTCATTCAGCAGCTCCAGCTCCTACGCACAAAGCCAAACTAGATCAAACCAGGTACTCACGCAAATCACCAATCGGAACAAAGTTGAACCAAGGAAGTGTGTGTTCATGCCTTGAGGACGAGTTCATTCTCGCCGACCTGGATGGTGAACTGCTTGCGGACCTCGTGATTCTTGGAGATGTCTGCAAGGGGGGCAGAAGAGATAGAGTTAGGGTTGCGAGCAGGGAGGGACGGGTTCGTCTCCCCCTCTCAAGGGATTTGCGGGCCGGGAAAGCGCACGTGCCTTTCTGGATCTTGCTGAGGGCGTTGGCCTGGGACTCGAGGTCGCGCTGCATATCGCGTACAGCAGCCGGTGCCGTTGCCAACGACGACGCCATGGCTGTCCctgcttcctccgccgccgccggctttAAGCGTGGGAGTGCAAATGTAGATGTGGCGTTGTCTTCTCTGTTTCCGGGTTTGGGCTTTCTGTAGCGTCCGCACTACCTGAAACAGCATGGAGAGCGACAAAGCTAAATCAAATCTTCGCGTGTGAGTCCTATGGGAATAGCTCACACATAGATGACATCCAAACTCTTATCCAACATATTTcattcagttttgctaaagcacatctagatgtgctataagtattgcacatctaagccctatgtcattgatcttacgcGGAGATTCGTGTGGGAATTtctttttgccttttctttttcttttcatactTGATTGTGTCACTTGGATGTGCAATAACTATGGCACATCTAGATTCtatttcatttgcattctcaacaaACTACACTGCAGTTTAGGAAAATGTTTGGCGCAAAAGATTGGGCGTATGGGATGGTCACAGAAGCAGTGAATCTACACCGCCAAAAATACCACAAGGCAATGGGCAGCACATTCCGGACAGCAAGATCAAATAGTTCTCTGGCGCATCCATCGATAAATAAACAAAGGGATCCGGCGCCCAGCTCTACGCTCCAAATGAGAATCCTACGAGCTCCGAGATCCCAAGCATACAGCCAGCGGTGAATGCGCCGGCGAATTTCCGACGCAGTCGCACCGACACAAACGTCCACGGCAACAGCAGACTCCGTAAGAGGCGCACGGAATCCCTCGAAAAGCCTCGGTTTTTCGCAGCACGgacgaaagaaaaacaaaaatcgaTTGAGACTAGGGTTTACCCAGAAAGACGAAAGTCGCTCCGGGCTGATCTCCGACGGGGGAGAGCAAGCGGAGCAGCAGTCCCGGCCGGTGGTTCAGGAGGAGATCGCGGTCTATAGGGGTAGGGGACGGAGAAGCTCTAGCCGGGGAtggcggcagtggcggcggccggcggctgaAGTAATCGGGAGCGGCGGTGGGAGGGCCTGTTTGGTTGGTCACCTGGGCTCTATGCGGGGAATATGTGCCTGGTCTGGGCCTGAGAATCGAAATGGAAATTAGGCTGGCCAGTGCTAGATAGACTGCCTGGGCCTGTTCCAAAAAAAAAGAGAGACTAAGGCCGTCTCCAGTTTTAAAAAAAAGGCATCTTCAACATGGATCATCAAATTCATCTGGAAAAACATGGATCACCAAATGTCCACATACACGTATGAACGTGTCCATACATAATAATGCAGCACCCGTGCGCAGTTCCCTCACGCTAGGGTTTTCCTTCTCTCGTTGAGTTTTTGACTCCCCTGCCGCCGGTTTCCTCCATNNNNNNNNNNNNNNNNNNNNNNNNNNNNNNNNNNNNNNNNNNNNNNNNNNNNNNNNNNNNNNNNNNNNNNNNNNNNNNNNNNNNNNNNNNNNNNNNNNNNNNNNNNNNNNNNNNNNNNNNNNNNNNNNNNNNNNNNNNNNNNNNNNNNNNNNNNNNNNNNNNNNNNNNNNNNNNNNNNNNNNNNNNNNNNNNNNNNNNNNNNNNNNNNNNNNNNNNNNNNNNNNNNNNNNNNNNNNNNNNNNNNNNNNNNNNNNNNNNNNNNNNNNNNNNNNNNNNNNNNNNNNNNNNNNNNNNNNNNNNNNNNNNNNNNNNNNNNNNNNNNNNNNNNNNNNNNNNNNNNNNNNNNNNNNNNNNNNNNNNNNNNNNNNNNNNNNNNNNNNNNNNNNNNNNNNNNNNNNNNNNNNNNNNNNNNNNNNNNNNNNNNNNNNNNNNNNNNNNNNNNNNNNNNNNNNNNNNNNNNNNNNNNNNNAAGGAGCCGGGGAGTGGCGGACTTAGGGTTCAGAACAAAACCCGATCAGATCTTCGTCGGGTTAGGGACTAATGGCATCGGGAGGAGCGTCAGGCTCCTCGGGGGTGAGCGATGTGGAACGAATGATGGAAGAATTGGGCCTGAAAGAGGAAGACTTGGATGATGTGTTGTTTGACGAGCAACAGGCGCCGCCGGAAGAACCTCGATGGATCGCAATCGCCAAGGTCAATACCTCAAAATCTTATAGTCAAACTTAGTTCTATAGGAATATGAGATCTGCATGGGACATAGCGCAAGTAGCAAAGTTCAAAGCTCTTGAAGATAATAATTTGTATACGATCCAATTCTCTTGCTTGGGAGATTGGGAGAGAGTTATGCATGATGGCCCATGGAACTTCAGAGGGGATGCAGTGATTATAGCGTCGTATGATGGAATTTCCAAACCATCGACGGTAAAGATGGAGACAATTGACATCTGGATTCAAATTCACGATGTGCCTGATCTATATTCCCATCTGGTTACACCGCTTGCTGCTAAGGTGGGGGAGGTGCTCTTTGCATAAGCCCCATCACATGATTTTGTGGGAAACTTCTATCGAGTATGGGTGAGGATCAATGTGCTGAAACCTCTCAAGAACGCAGTCTCAATGATTAGAGAGGGCAAGAGATAGATCTATAAGGTCAAATACGAGAAGTTACCAGATTGGTGTGCCCTCTATGGTATGTTAGGGCATCTTTTTAAGGAGCATGGTAATGGAATTCATCCTAGATCAGCCTTGGAGTTTAAAGATCTTAGAGCAGATTGGGCTATGCGTACGGGGTGAGGACCTGGAGAAGGCAGGGGACGTGGTGGAGGTCGAAGAGGAGGCAGGGCTGGCGGTCGGTCAGGTGGCAGATTTGAAGCGGACAGAGGCAACTATCCCGCAAGCAAATCTAAGGAAAAATCacatgaggaggaagaagtggaggaCAGGGAGAGGGAAGAGGATGTGGACATGGATGATACGAATAGGAAAAGGATCACTGCGGGGGCGCTGCATGGCAATCAGCCGATCCCCCAGCCGCGAGCGTTGAAGGCATGGAGCTGGCCATCGTGGCATCTGCAAGTGCGGGGGTTAGCTTGCTTCCTCTCAGAGATCTCAAGAGACGATGCTCAACggcgaagacaaagaggcttcaacTTCTACAGTGAAAAATTTGGCGGGCTCCTTCGAGGAGCGCCGCCATGCCCAATGAGTGCCTTATGCTGGAACTACCGTGGCGCGGGCAAACCTGCGGCAGTCCGAGAGCTTCGTGAGTTCGCGAGGAAGTTTGCCCCTACCGTGCTTGGGATTGTGGAGACTCAAATCGCCGGTGCACGTGTAGAAGCTCTAGCAAGTTCTTTAGGTTATGAAAAATCTTATGCAATAAGTAGCCAGGGAAGAAGTGGTGGAATTGGAATTTTTTGGAATAATACAAGCAATATTGAAATCTTGGGCGATTCGTGCTATCATATTGATGCTAAAGTGCAGGTGGAAGGACAGGAGCTGTGGCGTTTTACAATCATATATGGAGAAGCACAAACAAACCTTAGGCATCAGACATGGGATCTGTTAAAAGGAATATCAACTTTGAATGACCTGCCGTGGTTGTGTATGGGGGATTTCAACGAAGTGCTACGTCCGGATGAACACCAAGGAGTAGCTAATCGTAGTAATGCACAAATACAAGCTTTTCGGGACGCGGTTGATGTTTGCATGCTCATGGATTTAGGCCATCAGGGTCGTTTCTGGACTTCTGAAAAAAGAGTGGCAGGGGGGTCTTACACTCAAGTCAGGCTAGACCGCGCGCTGGCGTCTCCTAGCTAGTGCGCGCGTTTCCCGCTAGCTACTCTGAGCCACCACTCGGCTGCATCGTCTGATCATGGGCCAATCTTCCTTCAGTTTGAGAACACAGAAGCAGGTACCTCGGCCCCCAAGGTTTTTTTGTTATGAAGTAATGTGGGAGAAGCACGAGGAATGGCAGCAGAACATCTCAGCCCAATGGAATGCGGTCTCACCTGGATATGGCGTTGGCGACTTCCGGGACAAGCTGCTGCGAATATCCCAAGATATTACATCATGGAGTAGGGACTCTTTTGGTAGTGTGAGGAAGGAGATAAAGGATCTAAATTGTCAACTACAGCAGCTGCATGATGACCCAGCCTGAACTGGCCCAGTACATGTGGAGATCAAAATTTGTGATAGATTGGTCGAGCTATACCACAGGGAGGAAATAATGTGGCGCCAGCGATCTCGGTTACAATTGTTGACAGAGGGGGATCGAAACACGAGGTTCTTTCATATGAGGGCGAGTATGAGACGGAAGAAGAACATGATTAAAGCGCTTTATAACTCCCTTGGTATATATACAGAGGATCCTGTGGAGTTGAAGGCAATGGTGTTGGATTTTTACAAATCTCTGTATACTTCAGAAGGGGTTCAGGGCATTGATGAGGTTCTGAGACATGTCTCACATAAAGTAACACCGGAGATGAATGAATCCTTGTGCGCACCATACTCAAGGGAAGAAGTGAAGCATGCTCTTTTTCAGATGTTTCCCACAAAGGCACCGGGGCCCGACGACTTTCCAGCACATTTTTATCAGAGGCACTAGGATCTGTGTGGTGATGAAGTAACTTCGGTGGTGATGAGAATAATCAGGGGAGAAGAAAGCCCGAAAAGTATTAACGATACGGTCATTGTTTTGATCCCAAAGGTAATGAAC contains:
- the LOC119275233 gene encoding prefoldin subunit 6-like, with protein sequence MASSLATAPAAVRDMQRDLESQANALSKIQKDISKNHEVRKQFTIQVGENELVLKELELLNEGANVYKLIGPVLVKQDNAEAKANIKKRIEYITAELKRMDRALKDLEEKQNSKKELIIKLQQKMQAVQAKAQA